In Caldisalinibacter kiritimatiensis, the sequence AATGAAATTAAAAAAGGAAATATTGATTTATTTCAAAAGATAGTGGATAAGTACAAGAACAAGATATTCTCTATGGCATATAAGTTTACAAATGACTATAATGAAGCTCAGGATTTATCTCAGGAAATTTTTCTAAAAATATACAACAGGATTGATAGTTTTAGATATGACAGTAAGTTTTCTACTTGGATTTATAGTATATCTATGAATACTTGCTTGGATTGGAAAAGGAAAAGAAAGAAAATGAAAGTGATAATTTTTTCAAGTATGGATAAAGAAAATAAATTTACTCTTGAAGAAAATATACGAGACGAAGAAGTCCTTCCAGATGAAAAAGTAATTGGTAGAGAGATGGATAGAGAGGTACATAAGATAATATATGAATTACCTAATATATATAAGACAGTAATAATAATGTATCATTTTAACAATATGAGTTATTCTGAAATTTCATCACATCTAAACATACCGGCAAAAACAGTAGAAACAAGACTATATAGAGGAAGACGAATATTAAGGGATAAATTGAGTAAAGCAGAAGGTGGAGGTGTAAGTATATGGAGTGCAAAGAAGTAATGAATAATATAGATAAATACTTCGAAAAGAAATTAGATGATTTTCAAG encodes:
- a CDS encoding RNA polymerase sigma factor, translated to MNEEQIINEIKKGNIDLFQKIVDKYKNKIFSMAYKFTNDYNEAQDLSQEIFLKIYNRIDSFRYDSKFSTWIYSISMNTCLDWKRKRKKMKVIIFSSMDKENKFTLEENIRDEEVLPDEKVIGREMDREVHKIIYELPNIYKTVIIMYHFNNMSYSEISSHLNIPAKTVETRLYRGRRILRDKLSKAEGGGVSIWSAKK